In a single window of the Nocardiopsis composta genome:
- a CDS encoding fluoride efflux transporter FluC translates to MTALMVALGAAIGAPLRYLVDRYVQARHDSAFPWGTHAANATACLLLGAAVQAALPGWAFAFAATGLLGALSTYSTFGYETFALLRTGARFLAFANAAASIAAGLGAASIGAALGRALTG, encoded by the coding sequence GTGACCGCCCTCATGGTGGCGCTGGGCGCGGCGATCGGGGCGCCGCTGCGCTACCTGGTCGACCGGTATGTCCAGGCCCGGCACGACTCGGCGTTCCCCTGGGGGACGCACGCCGCGAACGCCACCGCCTGCCTGCTGCTCGGAGCCGCGGTGCAGGCGGCGCTGCCCGGGTGGGCGTTCGCGTTCGCCGCCACCGGGCTGCTCGGCGCGCTGTCCACCTACTCCACCTTCGGCTACGAGACGTTCGCGCTGCTGCGCACCGGGGCCCGGTTCCTCGCCTTCGCCAACGCCGCGGCCTCCATCGCGGCGGGGCTGGGCGCGGCCTCGATCGGCGCCGCGCTGGGGCGGGCGCTCACCGGCTGA
- the crcB gene encoding fluoride efflux transporter CrcB codes for MSETTGEPSESAEPRGIDPDIDLRDRRQARELPDAPWVVLPLIAAGGAIGGTARYGAGGLLPTAPGEFPVATFLVNVSGCLLIGVLMALIARAGPRFRPARPFLGVGVLGGYTTFSTYIADVQGLLDAGRPAVALAYLGTTLLCALAAVWAGTALAEAALGRAGNGGGR; via the coding sequence TTGTCGGAGACCACCGGTGAGCCCTCGGAGTCCGCAGAACCCCGGGGCATCGACCCCGACATCGACCTGCGCGACCGCCGCCAGGCCCGCGAGCTGCCGGACGCCCCCTGGGTGGTCCTCCCGCTGATCGCCGCGGGCGGGGCGATCGGCGGCACCGCCCGGTACGGGGCGGGTGGGCTGCTGCCCACCGCGCCGGGGGAGTTCCCGGTGGCGACGTTCCTGGTCAACGTCTCCGGCTGCCTGCTGATCGGGGTGCTGATGGCGCTGATCGCCCGGGCCGGTCCGCGGTTCCGGCCGGCCCGCCCGTTCCTCGGGGTGGGCGTGCTGGGCGGCTACACCACCTTTTCCACCTACATCGCCGACGTGCAGGGCCTGCTGGACGCGGGGCGGCCCGCGGTCGCGCTGGCCTACCTGGGCACCACCCTGCTCTGCGCGCTGGCCGCGGTCTGGGCCGGGACGGCGCTGGCCGAGGCGGCGCTCGGCCGGGCCGGGAACGGGGGCGGCCGGTGA
- a CDS encoding alpha/beta fold hydrolase — MAVVPLQHRFDGPQGGPVVLLLPPFGAKWSVWEPQIPELTRYCRVLRVNHRGHGATPLGERPPTVDELGADLEALLDEHRIGRVSVVAAGFGGMPGTWLAVHRPERVHRIAYLAGAARVPCPDTLLEIAERARADGMARVRREVLLPWFTPGFARERPDVVQWIAEEFEGLDPAGFASCCEAAAVTDQFPDIARVRAPALVVSGAHDPLLPPGHGRRLAAGIPGARFELLRGAAHLAGVERSDRVNELVMEHLAGVSVGSG; from the coding sequence ATGGCCGTCGTTCCGCTGCAGCACCGCTTCGACGGGCCACAGGGCGGGCCCGTCGTCCTCCTCCTGCCGCCGTTCGGCGCCAAATGGTCGGTCTGGGAGCCGCAGATCCCCGAGCTGACCCGGTACTGCCGGGTGCTGCGGGTCAATCACCGGGGCCATGGCGCGACGCCGCTCGGCGAGCGGCCGCCCACCGTCGACGAACTCGGCGCCGACCTGGAGGCGCTGCTGGACGAGCACCGGATCGGCCGGGTGTCGGTGGTCGCCGCGGGGTTCGGCGGGATGCCGGGGACCTGGCTGGCGGTGCACCGGCCGGAGCGGGTGCACCGGATCGCCTACCTGGCGGGCGCGGCGCGGGTCCCGTGCCCGGACACCCTGCTGGAGATCGCCGAGCGCGCCCGCGCCGACGGGATGGCCCGGGTCCGCCGGGAGGTGCTGCTGCCCTGGTTCACCCCCGGGTTCGCCCGGGAGCGGCCGGACGTGGTGCAGTGGATCGCCGAGGAGTTCGAAGGGCTGGACCCCGCGGGGTTCGCCTCCTGCTGCGAGGCGGCCGCCGTCACCGACCAGTTCCCCGACATCGCCCGGGTGCGCGCCCCCGCGCTGGTGGTCTCCGGCGCGCACGACCCGCTGCTGCCGCCGGGGCACGGCCGCCGGCTGGCCGCGGGCATCCCCGGGGCCCGGTTCGAACTGCTGCGCGGCGCCGCCCACCTCGCCGGGGTGGAGCGCTCCGACCGGGTGAACGAACTGGTGATGGAGCACCTCGCCGGGGTTTCGGTCGGTTCCGGATAG
- a CDS encoding DinB family protein, producing the protein MGTDDAGGTALSERDELLEILREQRRFLRLTVRGLDDEQATTRTTASELTLAGLVKHVALTERGWIDIMLQRPSQGPERNEETWGDDFRLVGEETLADVLALYTEVERDTEASVAGLPDMDHTAPLPEAPWFPPNANWSARRILLHLIRETAQHCGHADIIRESLDGAGTTEVMLDAVERGDQVKNAW; encoded by the coding sequence ATGGGCACCGACGACGCCGGCGGCACCGCCCTGAGCGAGCGCGACGAGCTGCTGGAGATCCTGCGCGAGCAGCGCCGGTTCCTCCGGCTGACCGTCCGCGGGCTCGACGACGAGCAGGCCACGACCCGGACCACCGCGAGCGAGCTGACCCTCGCCGGCCTGGTCAAGCACGTCGCGCTGACCGAGCGGGGCTGGATCGACATCATGCTGCAGCGGCCCTCTCAGGGGCCGGAGCGCAACGAGGAGACCTGGGGCGACGACTTCCGCCTGGTCGGCGAGGAGACCCTGGCCGACGTGCTCGCCCTCTACACGGAGGTCGAGCGGGACACCGAGGCCTCCGTGGCCGGGCTGCCCGACATGGACCACACCGCGCCGCTCCCCGAGGCGCCCTGGTTCCCGCCGAACGCGAACTGGTCGGCCCGGCGCATCCTGCTCCACCTCATCCGGGAGACCGCGCAGCACTGCGGGCACGCCGACATCATCCGCGAGTCGCTGGACGGCGCCGGAACCACCGAGGTCATGCTGGACGCGGTCGAGCGGGGCGACCAGGTGAAGAACGCCTGGTAG
- a CDS encoding VOC family protein has protein sequence MIGRLSSAVFGCPDPRAPARFYSEVLGVPITADEGDWVDIGDVRTGRIGFQLAPDHVPPHWPDPHRPQQVHLDIRVDGDVEEAERKVLALGAVRLSASERNFRVYADPAGHPFCLEWG, from the coding sequence ATGATCGGCAGGCTGTCCTCGGCGGTGTTCGGCTGCCCCGACCCGCGGGCGCCGGCCCGGTTCTACTCCGAGGTGCTGGGCGTGCCGATCACCGCCGACGAGGGCGACTGGGTCGACATCGGGGACGTGCGGACCGGGCGGATCGGCTTCCAGCTGGCGCCGGACCACGTGCCGCCGCACTGGCCGGATCCGCACCGGCCGCAGCAGGTGCACCTGGACATCCGGGTGGACGGGGACGTCGAGGAGGCGGAGCGGAAGGTCCTCGCGCTGGGCGCGGTCCGCCTCTCCGCCTCCGAGCGGAACTTCCGGGTCTACGCCGACCCCGCCGGCCACCCGTTCTGCCTGGAGTGGGGGTAG
- a CDS encoding DUF397 domain-containing protein: MAKQDDPRRNPGAPSGGPTGHGGLARAWGGWRKSSYSGEGSSCLSVLPADGGIAIRDSKNPEQRALHIPFRSWLAFIASAREEGRRPTDA, from the coding sequence ATGGCCAAGCAGGACGATCCGAGAAGGAACCCCGGCGCCCCCTCCGGTGGCCCGACAGGACACGGCGGACTCGCCCGCGCCTGGGGCGGATGGCGGAAATCCTCCTACAGCGGGGAAGGGAGTTCATGCCTGTCGGTGCTCCCCGCCGACGGCGGAATCGCAATCCGCGACTCGAAGAATCCAGAGCAGCGGGCCCTGCACATCCCCTTTCGCTCCTGGCTCGCGTTCATCGCCTCCGCTCGTGAGGAGGGCCGCCGGCCTACCGATGCCTGA